A single region of the Pseudorhodoplanes sp. genome encodes:
- a CDS encoding isobutyryl-CoA dehydrogenase has product MDFELSDDQRAFQATARQFARDEMMPHARDWDEGEVFPVETLRQAAALGFGGIYVKDDVGGSDLSRLDATIIFEELAQGCTSTAAYISIHNMAAWMIDAFGGEAQRKRFLPKLCSMEHFASYCLTEPGAGSDAANLSTRARRDGDHYVLDGAKAFISGGGVSDIYVCMVRTGGAGPKGISCIVVEKDTPGLSFGAQEKKLGWKSQPTAAVIFENCRVPVENLVGKEGDGFKIAMMGLDGGRLNIAACSLGGAQFCLDRTLDYMRERKQFGSRLSDFQALRFRIADYATELEAARLMVHRAAHAVSAGEPGATRLAAMAKRFATDIGFETVNGCLQLHGGYGYLRDHPIERVLRDVRVHQILEGTNEIMRLIVSRDLLGN; this is encoded by the coding sequence ATGGACTTTGAGCTGTCGGACGACCAGCGCGCCTTTCAGGCCACCGCGCGGCAATTCGCCCGCGACGAAATGATGCCCCATGCCCGGGACTGGGACGAGGGCGAGGTGTTTCCGGTTGAGACGCTGCGCCAGGCTGCCGCGCTCGGCTTTGGCGGTATTTACGTGAAGGACGATGTCGGCGGTTCCGATCTATCGCGGCTCGACGCCACCATTATCTTCGAGGAACTGGCGCAGGGCTGCACCTCGACCGCCGCCTATATCTCCATTCACAATATGGCGGCCTGGATGATTGACGCTTTTGGCGGCGAAGCGCAGCGCAAGCGGTTTTTGCCCAAGCTCTGCAGCATGGAGCATTTCGCGAGCTATTGCCTGACCGAGCCGGGCGCCGGTTCGGACGCAGCAAACCTGTCAACGCGTGCGCGGCGCGACGGCGACCATTATGTGCTCGACGGTGCCAAGGCTTTCATTTCCGGCGGCGGTGTCTCCGACATCTATGTCTGCATGGTGCGCACCGGCGGCGCCGGGCCGAAAGGCATTTCCTGCATTGTCGTCGAAAAAGACACGCCGGGGCTTTCCTTCGGCGCGCAGGAGAAGAAGCTTGGCTGGAAGTCGCAACCCACGGCGGCTGTCATTTTCGAGAATTGCCGCGTCCCGGTTGAAAATCTCGTCGGCAAGGAAGGGGACGGCTTCAAGATTGCGATGATGGGGCTTGACGGCGGTCGGCTCAACATCGCCGCCTGCTCACTTGGCGGGGCTCAATTCTGCCTCGACCGTACGCTTGACTACATGCGCGAGCGTAAGCAGTTTGGTTCTCGCCTTTCCGATTTTCAGGCGCTGCGTTTTCGCATCGCCGACTATGCCACCGAGCTCGAAGCCGCACGGCTGATGGTGCACCGCGCCGCGCATGCCGTGAGTGCCGGTGAACCGGGCGCGACGCGCCTCGCGGCCATGGCCAAGCGCTTCGCGACCGACATCGGCTTCGAGACCGTCAACGGCTGCCTGCAACTGCACGGCGGCTACGGCTATCTGCGCGATCACCCCATCGAGCGCGTGCTGCGCGACGTGCGCGTGCATCAAATTCTTGAAGGCACCAACGAAATCATGCGGCTGATCGTCAGCCGCGATCTCTTGGGGAATTGA
- a CDS encoding enoyl-CoA hydratase/isomerase family protein, whose product MNPSDDILFERRGSAGLVILNRPKALNALTHDMVRALHAQLKTWAVDDAVSRVIVTANGERAFCAGGDIRALYDLGRAGKQKEALQFFREEYALNAYIKRYPKPYVSLIDGIVMGGGVGISLHGSHRVAGDRYGFGMPEVGIGFFPDVGATYALPRLPGEIGTWCALTANRLHVSDAVLSGAATHHVNSHHFAGLLESLCGADPVNAVLSSFMTRAGEGEIMPRRRVIDRLFSYDHVEDILAGLDKEAMSGSGDAGWAADTTRAMRSKSPTSLKIALAQMRLGRTKPFEECMAIEFRIVSRILYGHDLYEGVRAVIVDKDNKPVWRPGALGDVSDADVARHFAPLADGELVLG is encoded by the coding sequence TTGAATCCATCCGACGACATCCTGTTCGAGCGCCGCGGCAGCGCGGGCCTTGTCATTCTCAACCGGCCGAAGGCGCTGAATGCGCTGACGCATGACATGGTGCGCGCGCTGCACGCGCAACTGAAGACCTGGGCGGTGGATGACGCCGTGAGCCGCGTGATCGTCACCGCCAATGGCGAGCGCGCTTTCTGTGCCGGCGGCGACATCCGTGCGCTCTATGATCTCGGCCGCGCCGGCAAGCAGAAAGAAGCGCTGCAATTCTTCCGCGAGGAATATGCCCTCAACGCCTACATCAAGCGCTATCCCAAGCCTTATGTGTCGCTGATCGACGGCATCGTCATGGGCGGCGGCGTCGGCATTTCCCTCCACGGCTCGCATCGCGTGGCGGGCGACCGCTATGGCTTCGGCATGCCCGAAGTCGGCATCGGCTTCTTTCCCGATGTCGGCGCAACCTACGCGCTGCCGCGGCTGCCCGGCGAGATCGGCACCTGGTGCGCGCTGACCGCCAACCGCCTCCATGTCTCGGACGCTGTCCTCAGCGGCGCCGCCACGCACCACGTCAATTCACATCACTTTGCTGGTCTTCTTGAGTCGCTCTGCGGCGCCGATCCGGTCAACGCCGTGCTCTCATCCTTTATGACGAGAGCGGGGGAGGGCGAAATCATGCCCCGGCGGCGTGTCATCGACCGGCTTTTCTCCTATGACCATGTTGAAGACATACTCGCGGGCTTGGACAAGGAGGCGATGTCGGGGTCCGGCGACGCGGGCTGGGCGGCGGACACCACCCGCGCGATGCGCTCCAAGTCGCCGACGAGTCTGAAGATCGCGCTGGCGCAGATGCGGCTCGGCAGGACGAAGCCGTTTGAGGAGTGCATGGCTATTGAATTTCGCATCGTGTCCCGCATTCTCTACGGCCATGATCTCTATGAAGGCGTGCGCGCGGTGATTGTCGACAAGGACAACAAGCCGGTCTGGCGGCCGGGTGCGCTCGGCGACGTGTCGGACGCCGACGTTGCCCGTCATTTTGCGCCGCTGGCCGATGGCGAACTGGTGCTCGGATGA
- a CDS encoding DUF6163 family protein, producing the protein MIDPITTAQTQSIEPVRTRKDAAQQGPWTRRLILFLRVMAVLSMIKGLFHWSVVLGIGEGPDTQFTANPVPWQTATVYFAIIDLVAAVGLWLAAVWGAVVWLTAAVSMAAVEAFFPQIYGGSVIVVAVELALLCCYLVLAMQSAREHPH; encoded by the coding sequence ATGATCGATCCGATCACCACCGCGCAGACCCAGAGCATCGAGCCGGTGCGCACACGCAAGGATGCGGCGCAGCAGGGGCCGTGGACACGGCGGCTTATCCTGTTTCTGCGGGTGATGGCGGTGCTGTCGATGATCAAGGGCCTGTTTCACTGGTCGGTGGTATTGGGGATCGGCGAGGGGCCCGACACCCAGTTCACCGCCAACCCGGTGCCCTGGCAGACGGCGACGGTGTATTTTGCCATCATCGATCTTGTCGCCGCGGTCGGGCTTTGGCTCGCCGCGGTCTGGGGCGCGGTGGTGTGGCTCACGGCGGCGGTCTCGATGGCGGCGGTGGAGGCATTCTTTCCGCAGATTTACGGCGGCTCCGTCATTGTCGTTGCGGTCGAGCTTGCCTTGTTGTGCTGCTATCTGGTGCTGGC